From Hartmannibacter diazotrophicus, a single genomic window includes:
- the xdhB gene encoding xanthine dehydrogenase molybdopterin binding subunit has translation MSETDMRKTDVSDVDLADPVLSEGAEPSAADFETEPATASAEDVAELPGSASPEPAYATVRQPIRHDSAIKHVTGAAIYIDDIREPAGTLHLAPGWCPTYAKAKLGSVDLSEVKAAPGVVAVLTKDDVPGINDVSSAMGDDPMLADGEILFWGQVVFCVVATSRDAARRAARLARFEATPETPLITVEDALTADSHVLPEYRFGRGDVDKTLLNTQRRLSGSIAIGGQEHFYLEGQIAMAVPGEDGDMLVYSSTQHPSEVQHTVAKVLGLMEASVVVETRRMGGGFGGKESQANQWAALAALAAHVTGKPCKMRLDRDDDMIMTGKRHDEVATFDVGYDADGRILAVDLAFDSRCGYSADLSLGVNDRTMFHADNAYFYPVVDIVSRRLKTNTYSNTAFRGFGGPQGVIAAERIIDTIAITLGRDPLEVRKRNFYGPGRDVTPYGQTVEDNVLQDLVGKLETSCDYARRRQAVRTFNTRSRILKKGLALTPIKFGISFTLIHLNQAGALVHLYTDGSIHLNHGGTEMGQGLFLKVAQVVAEEFGVSVDQVKITATNTAKVPNTAPTAASSGSDLNGMAALIACREIKGRLVPFLAGEYGVQEDQIAFRDGKVIIGNEAVPLKEVAKKAYLNRIQLSSAGYYKTPKIHWNRDKAEGRPFYYYAYGAACSEVTIDTMTGEMRVDRVDILHDCGKSLNPAIDIGQIEGGFVQGMGWLTTEELVHDAQGRLRTHAPSTYKIPTCSDVPEDFRVELYESPEGNREESIFRSKAVGEPPLMLPASVFSAIVDALASIRPGMVPPLDAPATPEAIMKAVHAMRRGGA, from the coding sequence ATGTCTGAGACCGACATGCGCAAGACCGACGTGTCCGACGTCGACCTCGCCGATCCCGTTCTGTCCGAGGGCGCGGAACCGTCCGCGGCGGACTTCGAGACCGAGCCCGCGACCGCTTCTGCCGAGGACGTTGCCGAACTGCCGGGCAGCGCCTCGCCCGAACCTGCCTATGCGACGGTGCGCCAGCCGATCCGGCACGACAGCGCCATCAAGCATGTCACCGGCGCCGCGATCTATATCGACGACATCCGCGAGCCGGCGGGAACGCTGCATCTGGCGCCCGGCTGGTGCCCGACCTATGCCAAGGCGAAGCTTGGCTCGGTGGATCTTTCCGAGGTGAAGGCCGCCCCCGGCGTCGTCGCGGTGCTGACCAAGGACGATGTTCCCGGCATCAACGACGTCAGTTCGGCGATGGGCGACGATCCCATGCTGGCCGACGGCGAGATCCTTTTCTGGGGACAGGTCGTCTTCTGCGTCGTCGCCACGAGCCGTGACGCGGCCCGCCGGGCGGCAAGGCTTGCCCGCTTCGAGGCAACGCCGGAAACGCCGCTCATCACCGTCGAGGATGCGCTCACTGCCGATAGCCACGTGCTGCCGGAATACCGCTTCGGGCGCGGCGATGTCGACAAGACGCTGCTCAATACGCAGCGCCGCCTTTCGGGCAGCATCGCCATCGGCGGTCAGGAGCATTTCTACCTTGAAGGCCAGATCGCCATGGCCGTGCCGGGCGAGGATGGCGACATGCTCGTCTATTCCTCGACGCAGCACCCGAGCGAGGTGCAGCATACGGTCGCCAAAGTGCTTGGCCTCATGGAGGCCTCCGTCGTCGTGGAGACGCGCCGCATGGGCGGCGGTTTCGGCGGCAAGGAGTCCCAGGCGAACCAGTGGGCGGCGCTGGCCGCCCTTGCCGCGCATGTCACCGGCAAGCCCTGCAAGATGCGGCTCGACCGCGACGACGACATGATCATGACCGGCAAGCGCCACGACGAGGTCGCGACCTTCGACGTCGGCTATGACGCGGACGGACGCATCCTCGCCGTCGACCTCGCGTTCGACTCGCGCTGCGGCTATTCGGCGGACCTTTCGCTCGGCGTCAACGACCGGACGATGTTTCACGCCGACAACGCCTACTTTTATCCCGTGGTCGACATCGTCTCGCGGCGATTGAAGACCAACACCTATTCGAACACGGCCTTCCGGGGCTTCGGTGGGCCGCAGGGTGTGATCGCCGCCGAGCGCATCATCGACACCATCGCGATCACGCTCGGGCGCGACCCGCTGGAGGTGCGCAAGCGCAATTTCTACGGTCCGGGCCGGGACGTGACGCCCTATGGCCAGACGGTCGAGGACAATGTCCTGCAGGATCTGGTCGGCAAGCTGGAGACCTCCTGCGACTATGCCAGGCGGCGGCAGGCGGTCCGGACTTTCAACACCCGAAGCCGGATTCTCAAGAAGGGGCTGGCGCTGACGCCGATCAAGTTCGGCATCTCCTTTACCCTCATTCACCTGAACCAGGCCGGCGCGCTGGTGCACCTTTATACCGACGGGTCGATCCACCTCAATCACGGCGGCACCGAGATGGGGCAGGGTCTGTTCCTGAAGGTGGCGCAGGTGGTAGCCGAGGAATTCGGCGTGTCCGTCGACCAGGTGAAGATCACCGCGACGAACACGGCCAAGGTGCCGAACACGGCGCCGACGGCGGCCTCCTCCGGCTCCGACCTCAACGGCATGGCGGCGCTGATTGCCTGCCGCGAAATCAAGGGACGGCTCGTGCCCTTCCTTGCCGGCGAGTATGGCGTTCAGGAAGACCAGATCGCCTTCCGCGACGGCAAGGTCATCATCGGCAACGAGGCCGTACCGCTGAAGGAGGTGGCCAAGAAGGCCTATCTCAATCGCATTCAGCTGTCCTCGGCGGGCTATTACAAGACGCCGAAAATCCACTGGAACCGCGACAAGGCGGAAGGGCGCCCCTTCTACTACTACGCCTATGGCGCGGCCTGCTCTGAAGTCACCATCGACACGATGACGGGCGAGATGCGGGTCGACCGGGTCGACATCCTCCACGACTGCGGCAAGTCGCTCAATCCGGCCATCGACATCGGCCAGATCGAGGGCGGCTTCGTGCAGGGCATGGGGTGGCTGACCACCGAGGAACTTGTGCACGACGCGCAGGGGCGACTTCGGACCCACGCGCCCTCGACCTACAAGATCCCGACCTGCTCGGACGTTCCGGAGGATTTCCGGGTCGAACTCTACGAAAGCCCCGAGGGCAACCGCGAGGAATCGATCTTCCGCTCCAAGGCGGTGGGCGAGCCGCCGCTGATGCTTCCGGCCTCGGTCTTCTCGGCGATCGTCGATGCGCTCGCCTCGATCCGTCCCGGCATGGTGCCGCCGCTCGACGCGCCGGCAACGCCCGAGGCGATCATGAAGGCCGTGCACGCCATGCGGCGGGGAGGGGCCTGA
- a CDS encoding LysR family transcriptional regulator — MDDRIRHLLSPSLRYFAAAARYGSFRAAARELNVASSAVNRQIIALEEVLETKLFERIGRKIQLSTTGEILLRHVSSTVRGLEGMTGEFDALRGLKIGRVRVATVESVGEDLLPDILSRFSAAYPGIDIAVTLTISDEAEKLVLLGEVDVGLTFNPRERAALDIGFRRNLRIGAVVTPDHPLAKARTIGLADCMAYPLALPSKGLSLRHALDSTAVMRGGGYRMQVEANSLRLMKQVARGGHVVAFQTRIGMEPDLADRTLVFCPLSDADLPIDQFAVISRASGTLKLAPATFHTFVVQELARILAVDDADTASSRP; from the coding sequence ATGGACGATCGTATCCGTCATCTCCTGAGCCCGTCGCTGCGCTATTTCGCGGCGGCAGCTCGCTATGGCTCGTTCCGGGCGGCGGCGCGGGAGCTCAACGTCGCCTCCTCGGCGGTCAACCGGCAGATCATCGCGCTGGAAGAGGTGCTGGAGACGAAGCTGTTCGAGCGGATCGGACGCAAGATCCAGTTGTCCACCACCGGCGAGATCCTGCTTCGCCACGTCTCCAGCACCGTGCGCGGCCTGGAAGGCATGACCGGCGAGTTCGATGCCCTGCGCGGGCTCAAGATCGGGCGCGTCAGGGTCGCGACGGTGGAGAGCGTCGGCGAGGACCTGCTGCCGGATATCCTTTCGCGCTTTTCGGCCGCCTATCCGGGCATCGACATCGCCGTGACACTGACGATCTCCGATGAAGCGGAAAAACTGGTGCTCCTTGGCGAGGTCGACGTCGGGCTCACCTTCAACCCGCGCGAGCGGGCGGCCCTCGACATCGGCTTTCGCCGGAACCTCAGGATAGGCGCCGTGGTGACGCCGGATCACCCGCTCGCGAAAGCGAGAACGATCGGGCTTGCCGACTGCATGGCCTATCCGTTGGCATTGCCGTCGAAGGGGCTGTCGCTGCGCCATGCGCTCGACTCCACCGCAGTCATGCGGGGCGGCGGCTACCGGATGCAGGTCGAGGCAAATTCGCTGCGGCTGATGAAGCAGGTGGCGCGCGGAGGGCATGTGGTCGCCTTCCAGACCCGCATCGGAATGGAGCCGGATCTGGCGGATCGGACGCTAGTCTTCTGTCCCCTTTCCGATGCCGATCTGCCGATCGATCAGTTTGCAGTCATTTCCCGGGCTTCCGGGACATTGAAGCTGGCGCCTGCCACGTTTCACACTTTCGTTGTTCAGGAACTGGCGCGAATTTTGGCAGTGGATGATGCCGATACGGCATCATCTCGTCCGTGA
- a CDS encoding SulP family inorganic anion transporter, with protein sequence MMETATRKTMTTPPKSPSYADIFTPKLISCFREGYTLQTLRADAIAGLTVAIVALPLSMAIAIASGVPPERGLFTAIVGGLLISALGGSRFQIGGPTAAFIVVVFNVVQRHGYDGLALATLMAGLLLVIIGALRLGTYIKYIPYPVVTGFTSGIAVSILASQFKDIMGLDVSLPGDFLPKMMLLVQHAGETVPAAVLVTVLALGIIIGTKRFRPHWPGFLIAVVVASAVTYLLDLHVATIASRFGGVPRTLPSPAMPAFDLNLVKELLPDAITIALLAGIESLLSAVVADGMTGRRHRSNCELVAQGVANCASVFFGGISATGAIARTATNIRSGGRTPVAGILHAVFLLLFMAVAAPLLGYIPLAALAAILVMVAWNISEIRHIRHILGRATMGDRFVLVSTFLLTVFVDLTVAIEFGVVAAAILFVHRMAEAVEVETHEHLIDEDEADILNRPDATTPGDVVVYTISGPFFFGAAQRLSSILDRIGDTPKRYILDMSTVPFVDATGGSALSSFFDTAHGRNAEVVIVGARDHVIRDIRHLTHESALQPHFMASREEALKL encoded by the coding sequence ATGATGGAAACGGCAACACGCAAGACGATGACGACGCCCCCGAAGTCTCCCAGCTACGCGGATATCTTCACTCCCAAGCTCATCAGCTGCTTTCGCGAAGGGTATACCCTTCAAACGCTGAGGGCGGACGCGATCGCGGGCCTCACCGTTGCGATCGTCGCCCTGCCCCTGTCGATGGCGATCGCGATCGCCTCCGGCGTCCCGCCCGAGCGCGGCCTCTTCACCGCGATTGTCGGCGGTCTCCTGATTTCCGCTCTCGGCGGCAGCCGGTTCCAGATCGGCGGGCCGACGGCGGCCTTCATCGTCGTCGTCTTCAACGTGGTCCAGCGTCATGGCTATGATGGATTGGCGCTTGCCACCCTGATGGCGGGCCTTCTGCTGGTGATCATCGGCGCGCTCCGGCTCGGCACCTACATCAAGTATATCCCCTATCCCGTGGTGACGGGCTTCACCTCGGGCATCGCCGTCTCGATCCTGGCGTCCCAGTTCAAGGACATCATGGGCCTCGATGTCTCACTGCCCGGCGACTTCCTGCCCAAGATGATGCTGCTCGTCCAGCATGCGGGCGAAACGGTCCCGGCTGCCGTCCTGGTGACGGTCCTGGCGCTCGGCATCATCATCGGCACCAAGCGCTTCAGGCCGCATTGGCCGGGCTTTCTCATCGCCGTCGTGGTCGCCTCCGCCGTCACCTACCTGCTCGACCTTCATGTCGCGACGATCGCCTCGCGCTTCGGCGGCGTGCCGCGCACCCTGCCCTCCCCGGCCATGCCCGCCTTCGACCTCAATCTCGTCAAGGAACTGCTGCCGGATGCCATCACCATCGCGCTGCTGGCCGGCATCGAGTCCCTGCTCTCCGCCGTCGTCGCCGACGGCATGACCGGCCGGCGCCATCGCTCCAATTGCGAACTGGTGGCGCAAGGCGTCGCCAACTGCGCCTCCGTCTTCTTCGGCGGCATCTCGGCCACCGGTGCCATCGCCCGCACCGCGACCAACATCCGCTCGGGCGGCCGCACCCCGGTCGCCGGCATCCTGCACGCGGTCTTCCTGCTGCTGTTCATGGCCGTCGCCGCGCCGCTTCTCGGCTACATTCCGCTTGCCGCCCTTGCCGCCATCCTCGTCATGGTCGCGTGGAACATCTCCGAGATCCGGCACATCCGCCATATTCTCGGCCGCGCCACCATGGGCGACCGCTTCGTGCTCGTCTCGACCTTCCTGCTCACCGTCTTCGTCGACCTGACGGTCGCCATCGAATTCGGCGTCGTCGCGGCCGCCATCCTCTTCGTCCACCGCATGGCCGAGGCGGTCGAGGTTGAGACGCACGAGCACCTGATCGACGAGGACGAGGCCGATATCCTGAACCGCCCCGATGCCACCACGCCCGGCGACGTGGTGGTCTACACGATCAGCGGCCCGTTCTTCTTCGGCGCCGCCCAGCGTTTGTCGTCGATCCTCGACCGCATCGGCGATACGCCGAAGCGCTACATCCTCGACATGTCGACCGTTCCCTTCGTCGACGCCACCGGCGGCTCCGCTCTCTCCAGCTTCTTCGACACCGCCCATGGCAGAAACGCCGAGGTCGTGATCGTCGGGGCGCGCGACCATGTGATCCGGGACATCAGGCATCTGACGCACGAGAGCGCACTCCAGCCGCACTTCATGGCCAGCCGTGAGGAAGCACTGAAGCTCTGA
- a CDS encoding quinone oxidoreductase family protein, with the protein MRAIRVHECGGPEALVLDDIPVPSPGPGEALVRHTAIGLNFIDVYFRTGLYPSPTGLPFIPGSEGAGVVEAVGEGVTDLKPGDRVAYAGPPGSYAEKRLISAARLVPLPEAIDDRTAAAIMLKGMTTQYLLRQTFKVEPGQTILFHAAAGGVGLMAGQWARHLGATVIGTAGSDEKCALALENGYHHCINYRTENFVEKVKELTDGKGCDVVYDSIGKDTFPASLDCLKMRGMFVTFGNASGPIEGVNLGILAQKGSLYVTRPTLFSYIASREALLACAADLFDVVARGIVKISVNQTFPLEQAADAHRALEGRATTGATLLLP; encoded by the coding sequence ATGCGTGCCATTCGAGTTCATGAATGCGGCGGGCCGGAAGCCCTGGTGCTCGACGACATCCCGGTGCCGTCGCCCGGCCCCGGCGAGGCGCTTGTCCGGCACACGGCGATTGGCCTCAATTTCATCGACGTCTATTTCCGCACCGGCCTTTATCCGTCGCCGACGGGTCTTCCCTTCATTCCCGGCAGCGAGGGCGCAGGCGTCGTCGAGGCGGTCGGCGAGGGCGTCACGGATCTCAAGCCAGGCGACCGTGTCGCCTATGCCGGCCCGCCCGGCTCCTATGCCGAGAAGCGGCTGATCTCGGCGGCGCGGCTCGTGCCGCTGCCAGAGGCGATCGACGACCGGACGGCGGCGGCGATCATGCTGAAGGGCATGACGACGCAATATCTCCTGCGCCAGACCTTCAAGGTCGAGCCGGGCCAGACGATCCTTTTCCACGCCGCGGCGGGCGGCGTCGGCCTGATGGCTGGCCAGTGGGCGCGTCATCTCGGCGCGACCGTGATCGGCACGGCGGGCTCGGACGAGAAATGCGCGCTCGCGCTTGAGAATGGCTATCACCACTGCATCAACTACCGGACCGAGAATTTCGTCGAGAAGGTCAAGGAACTGACGGATGGCAAGGGCTGCGACGTCGTCTACGACTCGATCGGCAAGGACACGTTCCCAGCCTCGCTCGACTGCCTGAAGATGCGCGGCATGTTCGTTACCTTCGGCAATGCGTCGGGCCCGATCGAGGGCGTCAATCTCGGCATCCTGGCGCAGAAGGGCTCGCTCTACGTCACGCGGCCGACACTCTTCAGCTATATTGCGAGCCGTGAGGCGCTGCTTGCCTGTGCCGCGGATCTGTTCGACGTGGTGGCAAGGGGAATCGTGAAAATCTCGGTCAACCAGACCTTTCCCTTGGAACAGGCCGCCGATGCCCACCGGGCGCTGGAAGGACGGGCGACGACCGGAGCGACCCTTCTTCTGCCCTGA
- a CDS encoding DEAD/DEAH box helicase, producing MNFSELGLSDKVLSAVEAAGYTTPTPIQEAAIPHVLQHRDIIGVAQTGTGKTASFTLPMLTLIEKGRPRARMPRTLILEPTRELAAQVEENFSRYGVNHRLTVALLIGGVSFDEQDKKLARGADVLIATPGRLLDHFERGKLLLNGVEILVIDEADRMLDMGFIPDIERICKLCTRPHQSLFFSATMPPEIQRLADTFLNDPVKIEVARPASTAKTVSQNLVKVGREAYQKRDVLRSLIRDAKELKNAIIFCNRKRDVATLYRSLEKHGFNAGALHGDMEQRARMATLDAFRKGTLTVLVASDVAARGLDIPEVSHVFNFDIPTHAEDYVHRIGRTGRAGRLGTAITLVGPADAKYLASIEKLIGEKVNWMDSPVAIEEEDDEAPRPAARSSKERRAKPSRQQEEKESAPVQSASAPEQRAPSSPRNKRSEHRSSPADGAGRRPNRERGRYRDDDEPVIGLGDHVPAFLLRPVRTEKQAS from the coding sequence ATGAATTTTTCCGAACTCGGATTGAGTGACAAGGTTCTTAGCGCCGTGGAAGCGGCGGGATACACGACGCCGACTCCCATTCAGGAGGCCGCGATCCCGCATGTTCTCCAGCATCGCGACATCATCGGCGTCGCCCAGACCGGCACCGGCAAGACGGCATCCTTCACGCTGCCGATGCTGACCCTGATCGAGAAGGGTCGTCCCCGTGCCCGGATGCCCCGCACGCTGATCCTGGAGCCGACGCGCGAACTCGCTGCGCAGGTTGAAGAGAACTTCTCCCGATACGGCGTGAACCATCGCCTGACGGTCGCCCTCCTCATCGGCGGTGTCTCCTTCGATGAGCAGGACAAGAAGCTGGCCCGTGGCGCGGATGTCCTGATCGCGACGCCGGGTCGCCTGCTCGATCATTTCGAGCGTGGCAAGCTGCTGCTGAACGGCGTTGAAATCCTCGTCATCGACGAGGCCGACCGCATGCTCGACATGGGCTTCATCCCGGACATCGAGCGCATCTGCAAGCTCTGCACCCGTCCGCACCAGTCGCTGTTCTTCTCCGCGACCATGCCGCCAGAAATCCAGCGCCTTGCCGACACCTTCCTAAACGATCCGGTCAAGATCGAGGTGGCAAGGCCGGCGTCGACGGCCAAGACCGTTTCGCAGAATCTCGTCAAGGTTGGCCGGGAGGCCTACCAGAAGCGCGACGTTCTGCGCAGCCTCATCCGCGACGCAAAAGAGCTGAAGAACGCCATCATCTTCTGCAACCGCAAGCGCGATGTGGCGACGCTCTATCGGTCGCTGGAAAAACACGGCTTCAACGCCGGCGCCCTGCACGGCGACATGGAGCAGCGCGCCCGGATGGCGACGCTCGACGCCTTCCGCAAGGGAACGCTCACCGTTCTCGTCGCCAGCGACGTTGCCGCGCGCGGCCTCGATATCCCTGAAGTCAGCCACGTCTTCAATTTCGATATCCCGACCCACGCCGAAGACTATGTCCACCGCATCGGCCGTACGGGCCGCGCAGGACGCCTTGGAACGGCCATCACGCTCGTCGGCCCGGCTGATGCCAAGTATCTCGCCTCCATTGAGAAATTGATCGGCGAGAAGGTCAACTGGATGGACTCTCCTGTCGCCATCGAGGAAGAAGACGACGAGGCCCCGCGCCCGGCTGCCCGCTCCTCGAAGGAGCGTCGGGCCAAGCCAAGCCGGCAGCAGGAAGAAAAGGAAAGTGCGCCGGTCCAGAGTGCTAGTGCTCCGGAGCAGCGCGCCCCGTCTTCCCCCAGGAACAAGCGGTCCGAGCACCGGTCTTCGCCGGCCGATGGCGCCGGACGGCGCCCCAACCGTGAACGCGGCCGCTACCGCGATGACGACGAGCCCGTGATCGGCCTCGGTGACCATGTCCCCGCTTTCCTCCTGCGACCGGTCCGAACGGAAAAGCAGGCATCCTGA
- the uraH gene encoding hydroxyisourate hydrolase: MGRLTTHVLDAVAGTPAAGLSVALYRIEEGGAVLVTRAVTNEDGRIVPLVFGDDFVVGVYELHFLCGPYFHQKGVPVTDPPFLDTVPIRFGIADATQHFHVPLLMSPYSYSTYRGS, translated from the coding sequence TTGGGTCGATTGACGACGCATGTGCTCGATGCCGTCGCAGGGACGCCTGCGGCGGGTCTCAGCGTGGCACTCTATCGAATCGAGGAGGGCGGCGCGGTGCTTGTGACGCGCGCCGTCACCAATGAGGACGGCCGGATCGTGCCGCTGGTCTTCGGCGACGACTTCGTGGTCGGCGTCTATGAGTTGCATTTTCTGTGCGGCCCCTATTTCCATCAAAAGGGGGTGCCGGTCACCGATCCGCCCTTCCTGGATACCGTGCCGATCCGTTTCGGCATTGCCGATGCGACGCAGCACTTTCACGTGCCGCTGCTGATGTCGCCCTACAGCTATTCCACCTACCGCGGGAGCTGA
- a CDS encoding alpha/beta fold hydrolase, whose amino-acid sequence MFHKPVVFVPGLNCTEDLFAPQMAALSDSQAVSVAEHSTHDEIGALAGAILGFAPETFALVGLSMGGYIALEIMRQAPDRVEKLVLMDTSARGDTQEAAERRHRLIALAQAGRFAQVPDLQIPMLLGKAAQAGMALPALVRRMALATGADNFVRQQKAILSRPDSRPTLATIRCPTLVIVGEEDQITPVEVAREIASGIAGADLAVISGSGHLSSIEAPEETTAKIAAFLDRP is encoded by the coding sequence ATGTTTCACAAGCCGGTGGTCTTCGTGCCGGGGCTCAATTGCACCGAAGACCTCTTCGCCCCGCAGATGGCCGCGTTGTCCGACTCACAGGCTGTCAGCGTTGCGGAGCATTCCACGCATGACGAGATCGGCGCACTGGCCGGGGCGATCCTTGGTTTCGCTCCGGAGACCTTCGCGCTGGTCGGGCTTTCGATGGGGGGCTACATCGCGCTGGAGATCATGCGGCAGGCACCGGACCGGGTGGAAAAACTGGTTCTGATGGACACGAGCGCGCGCGGCGACACGCAAGAAGCAGCCGAGCGGCGGCATCGGCTGATCGCGCTCGCACAAGCCGGGCGGTTCGCCCAGGTGCCGGACCTGCAAATCCCGATGCTGCTGGGCAAGGCGGCGCAGGCGGGCATGGCGTTGCCGGCGCTGGTGCGCCGCATGGCGCTTGCCACCGGTGCGGACAATTTCGTGCGTCAGCAAAAGGCAATCCTGAGCCGGCCGGATTCGCGGCCGACACTTGCCACGATCCGATGTCCGACCCTCGTGATCGTCGGCGAGGAAGACCAGATCACCCCTGTCGAGGTGGCGCGGGAGATCGCCAGCGGCATTGCCGGAGCGGATCTCGCCGTCATTTCGGGCAGCGGCCACCTCTCCTCGATCGAGGCGCCCGAGGAAACGACGGCAAAAATCGCGGCATTTCTCGATCGTCCCTGA
- the xdhA gene encoding xanthine dehydrogenase small subunit, producing the protein MRDTIRFLRAGKIVELSDVGPTETLLDYLRLREGSCGTKEGCNEGDCGACTVAVGAPHRGTIRYRPVNACIQLLGMLDGKEIVTVEDLADGDILHPVQAAMVDHHGSQCGFCTPGIVMSLFTLYHAGKAADRFAINDCLAGNLCRCTGYRPIVDAAKSVCTGEVGDRFAREADATVGILQFLSDRQDIFIGNDKSFFAAPRTIDSLADLYLRHPDATLVAGATDVGLWVTKQLRKLPKVIHLGRILGMSQIEDIGDAILIGASATFEDAMPHFSAIDPDFGEMMRRVGSKQVRAAGTVGGNVANGSPIGDTPPVLIALGSTVELRKGNESRALPLESFFIDYGKQDRERGEFVAGLMVPKLAANQHLRVYKISKRFDQDISALLGAFRFTVEEGVITEARIAFGGMAGTPRRAYSTEERLIGTEPSKTASWGTAREGLSIDFKPLSDMRASDHYRLETAWALLAKALVELAGAPSEITRVIGRREADAAFQTEALHV; encoded by the coding sequence ATGCGCGACACCATACGATTCCTGCGGGCGGGCAAGATCGTCGAACTGTCGGATGTCGGTCCGACGGAGACGCTGCTCGACTACCTGCGCCTGCGCGAAGGCTCATGCGGCACAAAGGAAGGCTGCAACGAGGGCGACTGCGGCGCCTGCACGGTCGCGGTGGGTGCGCCGCATCGCGGCACGATCCGCTACCGGCCGGTCAATGCCTGCATCCAGCTTCTCGGCATGCTGGACGGCAAGGAAATCGTCACGGTGGAGGATCTTGCCGACGGCGATATCCTGCATCCCGTTCAGGCGGCGATGGTGGACCACCACGGCTCGCAATGCGGCTTCTGCACGCCCGGCATCGTGATGAGCCTCTTCACGCTCTATCATGCGGGCAAGGCCGCCGACCGTTTCGCGATCAACGACTGTCTCGCGGGCAACCTTTGCCGCTGCACCGGCTACCGGCCGATCGTCGACGCGGCGAAATCCGTCTGCACGGGCGAGGTGGGGGACCGCTTCGCGCGCGAGGCCGATGCGACCGTCGGAATCCTGCAGTTCCTCTCCGACCGGCAGGACATCTTCATCGGCAACGACAAGAGCTTCTTCGCCGCACCGCGCACCATCGACTCGCTTGCGGACCTCTATCTGCGCCACCCGGATGCGACGCTGGTTGCCGGAGCGACCGACGTCGGCCTCTGGGTGACCAAGCAGCTTCGCAAGCTGCCGAAAGTGATCCATCTCGGACGCATCCTCGGCATGAGCCAGATCGAGGACATCGGCGATGCGATCCTGATCGGCGCCTCGGCGACCTTCGAGGACGCGATGCCGCATTTTTCCGCCATCGATCCCGATTTCGGCGAGATGATGCGCCGGGTCGGCTCCAAGCAGGTGCGGGCCGCCGGCACAGTCGGCGGCAACGTCGCCAACGGCTCGCCGATCGGCGATACGCCGCCGGTCCTGATCGCGCTCGGCTCGACCGTCGAGCTGCGCAAGGGCAATGAAAGCCGCGCGCTGCCGCTGGAATCCTTCTTCATCGACTACGGCAAGCAGGATCGGGAGCGGGGCGAGTTCGTGGCAGGGCTCATGGTGCCGAAGCTTGCCGCCAACCAGCATCTGCGCGTCTACAAGATTTCCAAGCGCTTCGACCAGGACATCTCGGCGCTGCTCGGCGCGTTCCGCTTCACGGTTGAGGAGGGCGTCATCACCGAGGCGCGCATCGCCTTTGGCGGCATGGCCGGAACGCCGCGGCGGGCCTATTCGACCGAGGAACGCCTGATCGGCACCGAGCCGTCCAAGACGGCGAGTTGGGGCACCGCGCGCGAGGGGCTTTCGATCGACTTCAAGCCACTCAGCGACATGCGCGCCTCCGATCACTATCGGCTCGAGACCGCCTGGGCGCTGCTGGCCAAGGCGCTGGTCGAGCTTGCCGGGGCGCCGAGCGAGATCACCCGCGTGATCGGACGGCGCGAGGCGGATGCGGCCTTCCAGACGGAGGCGCTCCATGTCTGA